From the Streptomyces sp. KMM 9044 genome, one window contains:
- a CDS encoding NAD(P)/FAD-dependent oxidoreductase: MSSHADHTTVIVGAGPAGLTAALGLARYRHPVTVVDSPRAPRNSASAGVHGHVGMDGVTPAEFRARAWKELSRYATVERLEADAESVTPAPGGGFRVAVGGGTVEARTVLLATGVVDVLPADVDGFAECWGRSAIHCPFCLGEENAGGRWATVADNAELAGLSAVAFLAWSEDTIAICQESMPGLETARATARSSGGEVVTGTVRRLHHNQGALYAVELDDGRVLERETLVWTPRQRQQPVVRQAAEELKLMVDDAGFIGVDASQCTSVPGLYAAGDLTSRWKQSVTVSAAAGAAAADAIHMSALLGAVRR; this comes from the coding sequence ATGTCCTCGCACGCCGACCACACCACCGTGATCGTGGGAGCCGGCCCCGCCGGGCTCACCGCGGCGCTCGGCCTGGCCAGATACCGGCACCCGGTGACCGTCGTGGACAGCCCACGGGCACCGCGCAACAGCGCGTCGGCGGGTGTTCACGGCCATGTCGGAATGGACGGTGTCACACCCGCCGAGTTCCGGGCGCGCGCCTGGAAAGAACTCTCCCGGTACGCGACCGTCGAGCGGCTGGAGGCCGACGCCGAGAGCGTGACCCCCGCTCCGGGCGGAGGCTTCCGGGTCGCCGTCGGCGGCGGGACCGTCGAGGCCCGAACCGTTCTGCTCGCCACCGGTGTCGTGGACGTCCTCCCGGCCGACGTGGACGGTTTCGCGGAGTGCTGGGGCCGCAGCGCGATCCACTGCCCGTTCTGCCTCGGCGAGGAGAACGCCGGCGGGCGCTGGGCGACCGTCGCCGACAACGCGGAACTCGCGGGACTGTCGGCCGTGGCCTTCCTCGCCTGGAGCGAGGACACCATCGCGATCTGCCAGGAGTCCATGCCCGGCCTGGAGACCGCTCGCGCGACGGCGCGGAGCAGCGGGGGCGAGGTCGTCACGGGAACGGTCCGCCGCCTGCACCACAACCAAGGGGCGCTGTACGCCGTCGAGTTGGACGACGGCCGGGTCCTGGAGCGGGAGACCCTGGTCTGGACGCCGCGACAGCGGCAGCAACCCGTCGTCAGGCAGGCGGCCGAAGAGCTGAAGCTGATGGTCGACGACGCCGGCTTCATCGGCGTCGACGCCTCCCAGTGCACCAGCGTGCCGGGCCTGTACGCGGCCGGGGACCTGACCAGCCGCTGGAAGCAGTCGGTCACCGTGTCGGCCGCGGCGGGCGCCGCGGCCGCCGACGCCATCCACATGTCGGCGTTGCTCGGTGCTGTGCGCCGCTGA
- a CDS encoding ABC transporter permease, with the protein MTSTTLTRESGTSYTPSRNTLGWWLSDVWQMTLRNVRHVLRSPDLVMFSLVQPVMFILLFTYVFGGAMDVGGERYVQFLLPGVLVQMALYGSAAGTTIGVAAEMHEGLMDRFRSMPMSRTAVLIGRTLSEIFRNVGVACVTVGVGVMVGFRFHNGLLPALAGLLLLLLFGYAVSWFAAYLGLSVRNAEAAQAVGGVWIFPFTLISSAFVPTDTMPGWLQAYAAHSPMTAAVNALRALFTGGPATSYVLQTVAWSVGLIAVFAPLAVRKYGSR; encoded by the coding sequence ATGACCTCCACCACCCTGACACGGGAGAGCGGCACGTCGTACACGCCGTCGCGGAACACCCTCGGGTGGTGGCTCTCCGACGTGTGGCAGATGACGCTGCGCAACGTACGGCACGTGCTGCGCAGCCCCGACCTGGTGATGTTCTCGCTGGTCCAGCCGGTGATGTTCATCCTGCTGTTCACGTACGTCTTCGGCGGCGCCATGGACGTCGGCGGCGAACGCTACGTCCAGTTCCTGCTGCCCGGCGTCCTCGTCCAGATGGCGCTCTACGGCTCCGCGGCCGGCACGACCATCGGGGTCGCCGCCGAGATGCACGAGGGCCTCATGGACCGCTTCCGCTCGATGCCGATGAGCCGTACCGCCGTGCTCATCGGGCGCACGCTGTCGGAGATCTTCCGCAACGTCGGCGTGGCCTGTGTGACCGTCGGAGTCGGCGTGATGGTCGGCTTCCGGTTCCACAACGGCCTCCTGCCCGCGCTGGCCGGCCTGTTGCTGTTGCTGCTGTTCGGCTACGCGGTGTCGTGGTTCGCCGCCTACCTCGGGCTTTCGGTGCGCAACGCGGAAGCCGCTCAGGCGGTCGGCGGCGTGTGGATCTTTCCGTTCACACTGATCTCCTCGGCGTTCGTACCGACCGACACGATGCCGGGCTGGCTCCAGGCGTACGCTGCCCACAGCCCCATGACGGCGGCCGTGAACGCCCTGCGCGCACTGTTCACCGGGGGCCCGGCGACGAGCTACGTCCTCCAGACCGTGGCCTGGTCGGTCGGCCTGATCGCGGTGTTCGCCCCGCTCGCGGTCCGCAAGTACGGTTCGCGCTGA
- a CDS encoding IS1380 family transposase, whose protein sequence is MSKLTGWAEGLSLSTGGRKLVGKAGIVPVRRLADKVGLTDALSSALVRRDFHPVHDRGGVLVSAACAVLLGSRSIAGIDMMRQAALILGHPASASTLYRTLDGIGPLQLDKIASAPARTRSRVHDLIDLRPGGFPWIRVDGRPLTGWTVLDIDASFVPVHSDKEGAEAHRKGFGLHPLLIFLDNTDEHLVCRLRPGSAGSNTAVDHIEVGAEAIRQLPTRRRRKVLFRADGAGATKEWLTWITSGGGNKANTWDYSVGWTRDDDFWTALAKVPKKAWTPALDAKGKPREDAALVEITDLLDLTGRPGSLRIVVRREPIHPKYEKDLKPYEVATGFRYTVIATNTPGRQLQWLDARHRVHAHVESGIRRSKALTLTRLPSAKFALNQAWCTLLALTMDLISWLQLLALDGKLARAEPATLRSELFDIPAKPADHARSRELKFDPAWPAAHRAVAAWDRVQDLPDTG, encoded by the coding sequence GTGTCGAAGCTTACTGGGTGGGCGGAGGGCTTGTCGCTGTCGACGGGCGGGCGGAAGCTGGTGGGCAAGGCAGGAATCGTGCCGGTGCGGCGTCTCGCGGACAAGGTCGGGCTGACCGACGCGCTGTCGTCGGCGCTGGTGCGGCGGGACTTCCATCCGGTGCATGACCGGGGCGGGGTGTTGGTGTCGGCGGCGTGCGCGGTGCTGCTGGGGTCACGGTCGATCGCGGGGATCGATATGATGCGGCAGGCCGCGCTGATCCTTGGCCATCCGGCCTCCGCCTCCACGCTGTACCGCACGCTGGACGGGATCGGCCCTCTCCAGCTCGACAAGATCGCCTCGGCGCCGGCCAGGACCCGCTCCAGGGTGCACGACCTGATCGACCTGCGCCCCGGCGGGTTCCCCTGGATCCGGGTGGACGGCCGACCACTGACCGGCTGGACAGTCCTGGACATCGACGCCTCCTTCGTGCCCGTGCACTCCGACAAGGAAGGCGCCGAAGCCCACCGCAAAGGCTTCGGCCTGCACCCGCTGCTGATCTTCCTGGACAACACCGACGAGCATCTGGTGTGCCGGCTACGGCCGGGCAGCGCCGGGTCGAACACTGCCGTGGACCACATCGAGGTCGGCGCCGAGGCGATACGCCAGCTGCCCACCCGCCGACGCCGGAAGGTCCTCTTCCGCGCTGATGGTGCCGGCGCCACCAAGGAGTGGCTCACCTGGATCACATCAGGCGGCGGAAACAAGGCCAACACCTGGGATTACTCGGTGGGTTGGACCCGCGATGACGACTTCTGGACCGCGCTGGCCAAGGTCCCCAAGAAGGCGTGGACGCCCGCGCTCGACGCGAAGGGAAAGCCACGCGAGGACGCCGCCCTGGTCGAGATCACCGACCTGCTCGACCTCACCGGCCGGCCCGGGAGCCTGCGGATCGTCGTGCGCCGCGAGCCGATCCACCCCAAGTACGAAAAGGACCTCAAGCCCTACGAAGTGGCCACCGGCTTCCGCTACACCGTGATCGCCACCAACACCCCAGGCCGTCAACTGCAGTGGCTCGACGCCCGTCACCGCGTCCACGCGCACGTCGAGTCCGGCATTCGAAGATCAAAAGCGCTCACCCTGACACGGCTGCCCTCGGCCAAGTTCGCCCTGAACCAAGCCTGGTGCACCCTGCTCGCCCTCACCATGGACCTGATCTCCTGGCTGCAGCTCCTCGCCCTCGACGGCAAACTCGCCCGCGCCGAACCCGCCACCCTGCGCAGCGAACTCTTCGACATCCCCGCCAAGCCGGCCGACCACGCCCGCAGCCGGGAGCTCAAGTTCGACCCCGCCTGGCCCGCCGCCCACCGGGCCGTCGCCGCATGGGACCGCGTCCAGGACCTGCCCGACACCGGCTGA
- a CDS encoding ATP-binding cassette domain-containing protein: MPAAIRTAGLCKRFGSLTALDHLDLTVSEGTVHGLLGPNGAGKTTTVRVLATLIRPDEGAAEVFGVDVRDDPGRIRSVIGLTGQYAAVDELLTGRENLHMIGRLFRLSKSDCRARASELLERFGLDDAADRQPRTYSGGMRRRLDVAASLMARPRLIFLDEPTTGLDPRSRMEVWRLVRELVAEGTTVLLTTQYLEEADQLADSLSVIDRGRVIAGGTPDELKAQVGQDRVGITLLDGEGMEQTVRLLRERLGADPVADPQKMVVHAPLPDGGTLPDLLHLLRESGIAIGDVALRRPTLDDVFLAVTGRSADHGVDQRNSGKETGRT; this comes from the coding sequence ATGCCAGCAGCGATCAGAACGGCCGGACTGTGCAAGCGTTTCGGCTCGCTCACCGCACTCGACCACCTCGACCTCACGGTGTCCGAGGGCACGGTGCACGGCCTGCTCGGCCCCAACGGCGCCGGCAAGACCACCACCGTCCGGGTCCTGGCCACCCTCATCAGGCCGGACGAGGGAGCGGCCGAGGTGTTCGGCGTGGACGTGCGTGACGACCCCGGCCGGATCCGGTCGGTCATCGGCCTCACCGGCCAGTACGCCGCCGTCGACGAACTCCTCACCGGGCGCGAGAACCTGCACATGATCGGCAGGCTGTTCCGGCTGTCGAAGTCCGACTGCCGGGCCCGCGCGAGCGAACTGCTGGAACGCTTCGGCCTGGACGACGCGGCCGACCGGCAGCCCAGGACCTACTCCGGCGGAATGCGGCGCCGGCTCGACGTCGCCGCCAGCCTCATGGCGCGGCCCAGGCTCATCTTCCTCGACGAGCCGACCACCGGCCTCGATCCGCGCAGCCGCATGGAGGTGTGGCGGCTCGTGCGCGAACTGGTCGCGGAGGGCACGACCGTACTGCTCACCACGCAGTACCTGGAGGAGGCGGACCAGCTCGCCGACTCCCTGTCGGTCATCGACCGGGGCAGGGTCATCGCCGGCGGCACCCCGGACGAGCTGAAGGCCCAGGTGGGTCAGGACCGGGTCGGCATCACGCTGTTGGACGGCGAAGGCATGGAACAGACGGTGCGGCTCCTGCGGGAGCGGCTGGGCGCCGACCCGGTCGCCGACCCGCAGAAGATGGTGGTCCACGCTCCGCTGCCCGACGGCGGCACCCTGCCCGACCTGCTCCACCTGCTCAGGGAGTCGGGGATCGCGATCGGTGACGTGGCGCTCCGCCGGCCCACTCTCGACGACGTCTTTCTCGCCGTGACCGGCCGCTCCGCCGATCACGGCGTCGACCAGCGCAACAGCGGGAAGGAAACCGGGCGCACATGA
- a CDS encoding excinuclease ABC subunit UvrA, which yields MTAGTETDTPPPGLCAADSHDLIRVHGARENNLKNVHVEVPKRRLTVFTGVSGSGKSSLVFDTIAAESQRLINETYSAFIQGFMPTLARPEVDVLDGLTTAILVDQQPMGSSLRSTVGTATDAGTLLRILFSRLAKPHIGSQKAFAFNVASADASGVLVVNGKKIEKGFSVVGGMCLRCEGMGTVSDIDPAQLLDDSKSLADGAVMVPGWKPDGWVVQSFTESGFLDPHKAIRDYTEQERYDFLHRDPVKVKVKGVNTTYEGLLARVRKSFLSKDKETLQPHIRAFVERAVEFSVCPECHGTRLSETARSAKIDGLSIADACAMQISDLAAWARGLTDPSVTTLLTVLGQTLDSFVQIGLGYLSLDRSSSTLSGGEAQRVKMVRHLGSALTDVTYVFDEPTVGLHPHDIQRMNDLLLQLRDKGNTVLVVEHKPETIVIADHVVDLGPHAGTKGGEVVFEGTVEGLRASGTVTGRHLDDRASLKPSLRERSGVLEVRGANAHNLRDVDVDIPLGVLTVLTGVAGSGKSSLIHGSVAGRDGVVTVDQSPIKGSRRSNPATYTGMLEPIRKTFAKVNGVKPALFSPNSEGACPTCKGAGVIYTDLAIMAGVATTCEECEGKRFQTSVLQYRLGGRDISEVFAMPVAEAAEFFRSGEARTPAAYAVLDRLAEVGLGYLSLGQPLTTLSGGERQRLKLAGHMAGTGSVYILDEPTSGLHLADVEQLLALLDRLVDAGKTVIVVEHHQAVMAHADWIIDLGPGAGHDGGKIVFEGTPAELVADRPTLTGEHLAQYVGA from the coding sequence ATGACCGCTGGCACGGAGACGGACACCCCGCCTCCTGGGCTGTGTGCCGCCGACAGCCACGATCTGATCCGGGTGCACGGGGCTCGTGAGAACAACCTCAAGAACGTGCATGTGGAGGTCCCCAAACGGCGGCTGACCGTGTTCACCGGGGTCTCCGGCTCGGGCAAGAGCTCGTTGGTGTTCGACACGATCGCCGCGGAGTCGCAGCGGCTGATCAACGAGACGTACAGCGCCTTCATCCAGGGCTTCATGCCCACCCTGGCGCGGCCCGAGGTCGATGTGCTCGACGGGCTGACCACCGCGATCCTCGTCGACCAGCAGCCCATGGGCAGCAGCCTCCGCTCCACGGTCGGCACCGCCACCGACGCGGGCACACTGCTGCGCATCCTCTTCAGCCGCCTCGCCAAGCCGCACATCGGGTCGCAGAAGGCGTTCGCCTTCAACGTCGCCTCGGCCGACGCCTCGGGTGTCCTCGTGGTGAACGGCAAGAAGATCGAGAAGGGCTTCAGCGTCGTCGGCGGCATGTGCCTGCGCTGCGAGGGCATGGGCACCGTCTCGGACATCGATCCCGCCCAGCTCCTCGACGACTCCAAGTCGCTCGCGGACGGCGCGGTCATGGTCCCCGGCTGGAAACCCGACGGCTGGGTGGTGCAGTCGTTCACCGAGTCGGGCTTCCTCGACCCGCACAAGGCGATCCGCGACTACACCGAGCAGGAGAGGTACGACTTCCTGCACCGGGACCCGGTCAAGGTCAAGGTCAAGGGCGTCAACACCACCTACGAGGGCCTTCTCGCGCGGGTGCGCAAGTCGTTCCTGTCCAAGGACAAGGAGACGCTCCAGCCGCACATCCGTGCCTTCGTGGAACGGGCGGTGGAGTTCTCCGTCTGCCCCGAGTGCCACGGCACCAGGCTCAGCGAGACCGCCCGGTCCGCGAAGATCGACGGCCTGAGCATCGCCGACGCCTGCGCCATGCAGATCAGCGACCTCGCGGCCTGGGCCCGCGGTCTCACCGACCCGTCGGTCACGACACTGCTCACCGTGCTCGGCCAGACCCTCGATTCGTTCGTCCAGATCGGCCTGGGCTACCTCTCGCTCGACCGGTCATCGAGCACGCTCTCGGGCGGTGAGGCCCAGCGCGTCAAGATGGTCCGCCACCTGGGCTCCGCGCTCACGGACGTCACCTACGTCTTCGACGAGCCCACCGTCGGCCTGCACCCGCACGACATCCAGCGGATGAACGACCTGCTGCTGCAACTGCGCGACAAGGGCAACACCGTGCTGGTCGTGGAGCACAAGCCGGAGACGATTGTGATCGCCGACCACGTCGTCGACCTGGGACCGCACGCCGGCACCAAGGGCGGCGAAGTCGTCTTCGAGGGCACCGTCGAGGGCCTGCGGGCCAGCGGCACCGTCACCGGACGGCACCTGGACGACCGGGCCTCACTGAAGCCGTCCCTGCGCGAGCGGTCCGGTGTGCTGGAGGTACGCGGCGCGAACGCCCACAACCTGCGTGACGTCGACGTGGACATCCCGCTCGGTGTGCTCACCGTACTCACCGGCGTCGCGGGCTCCGGCAAGAGCTCCCTGATCCACGGCTCGGTAGCGGGCCGCGACGGCGTCGTCACGGTGGACCAGTCGCCCATCAAGGGCTCCCGGCGCAGCAACCCGGCCACCTATACCGGCATGCTCGAACCGATCCGCAAGACGTTCGCCAAGGTCAACGGGGTCAAGCCGGCCCTGTTCAGCCCGAATTCCGAGGGCGCCTGCCCGACCTGCAAGGGTGCCGGTGTCATCTACACCGACCTGGCGATCATGGCCGGCGTCGCCACCACCTGCGAGGAGTGCGAGGGCAAGCGGTTCCAGACCTCGGTGCTCCAGTACCGGCTCGGCGGTCGGGACATCAGCGAGGTGTTCGCGATGCCGGTGGCCGAGGCCGCCGAGTTCTTCCGCAGCGGTGAGGCACGGACGCCGGCCGCGTATGCCGTCCTCGACCGGCTCGCCGAGGTCGGCCTGGGCTACCTCAGCCTCGGCCAGCCGCTCACCACCCTCTCCGGCGGAGAGCGGCAACGGCTCAAGCTCGCCGGTCACATGGCCGGAACGGGCAGCGTCTACATCCTCGACGAGCCGACCAGCGGCCTGCACCTGGCCGACGTCGAGCAACTGCTCGCCCTGCTTGACCGGTTGGTGGACGCCGGCAAGACGGTCATCGTCGTGGAGCACCACCAGGCGGTCATGGCGCACGCCGACTGGATCATCGACCTCGGCCCCGGCGCCGGCCACGACGGCGGAAAGATCGTCTTCGAGGGCACGCCCGCCGAGCTCGTCGCCGACCGCCCCACCCTCACGGGCGAGCACCTCGCACAGTACGTCGGCGCCTGA
- a CDS encoding MBL fold metallo-hydrolase, with product MLKQVAEGVLIHQSKLLENNTVVVQGKDGVLLVDAGITGAEMTCLANDLRELGRPVVAGFSTHPDWDHVLWHAELGEAPRYGTARCADFMQEVLSNADWKAGIVEGLPPEIAEDTPLDLYGLITGLPAETAQLPWDGPKVRIIEHPAHAPGHAALLIEERRVLIAGDMLSDVFVPMLDDTDNPTEDYLIGLGLLEGVADDVDVLIPGHGSVAKDEKVRARIKLDRAYVEDLRNARVSSDPRVVSPKPGWEWASGIHEGQARNLARRSKREGTP from the coding sequence ATGCTGAAGCAAGTCGCCGAGGGTGTGCTGATCCACCAGAGTAAGTTGCTCGAGAACAACACCGTTGTCGTGCAGGGCAAGGACGGCGTGCTACTCGTAGACGCCGGGATTACCGGTGCCGAAATGACCTGCCTGGCGAACGACCTTCGAGAGCTGGGCCGACCCGTGGTGGCAGGGTTCTCGACGCATCCTGATTGGGATCACGTACTCTGGCACGCCGAACTCGGCGAAGCGCCTCGTTACGGCACAGCCCGCTGCGCGGACTTTATGCAGGAGGTGCTGTCGAACGCGGACTGGAAGGCAGGCATCGTCGAGGGGCTGCCGCCGGAAATCGCTGAGGACACACCGCTCGACCTGTACGGCCTGATCACTGGTCTGCCTGCTGAAACCGCGCAGCTTCCCTGGGACGGCCCCAAGGTGCGGATCATCGAGCACCCGGCGCATGCCCCGGGCCATGCGGCCCTGTTGATCGAAGAACGCCGAGTTCTCATCGCAGGCGACATGCTCTCCGATGTCTTCGTTCCCATGCTCGACGACACCGATAACCCGACTGAGGACTACCTCATCGGGCTGGGGCTGCTTGAGGGCGTAGCGGACGACGTCGATGTCCTCATCCCCGGACATGGGTCCGTCGCCAAGGATGAGAAGGTACGCGCAAGGATCAAACTGGATCGAGCGTACGTGGAGGACCTACGTAACGCCCGGGTTTCCAGCGACCCACGGGTCGTATCGCCCAAACCCGGCTGGGAGTGGGCAAGCGGCATTCACGAAGGGCAGGCCCGAAACCTCGCCCGACGAAGCAAGCGCGAAGGGACGCCCTGA
- a CDS encoding class I SAM-dependent methyltransferase, with the protein MTEPVAAPDGPAPMTEVFDAVYRGESPFGKRPPWDIGAPQPAYAALEEAGLIGGAVLDAGCGTGEDALHLAGKGYAVTGLDLSPTAISLARDKAGARGLDAVFEVADALDLKGWEGCFDTVIDSGLAHTFEGDTLRSYAAALHRACRPGAVAHILSISDRGSAEMQARLAEAVEEIPAPLPDNDEPPGPKRSADHLRHGFADGWTVESIDETHIRGIIPTTSELLDVHARLGRFRRS; encoded by the coding sequence ATGACTGAACCTGTCGCCGCACCCGACGGACCCGCCCCGATGACCGAGGTGTTCGACGCCGTCTACCGTGGGGAGAGCCCTTTCGGCAAACGCCCGCCGTGGGACATCGGGGCGCCCCAGCCCGCCTACGCCGCCCTGGAGGAGGCGGGACTCATCGGCGGCGCGGTCCTCGACGCGGGCTGCGGCACCGGTGAGGACGCCCTCCACCTGGCGGGCAAGGGGTACGCGGTGACAGGGCTGGACCTGTCCCCGACGGCGATCTCCCTCGCCCGCGACAAGGCCGGGGCACGCGGACTCGACGCCGTCTTCGAAGTCGCCGACGCCCTCGACCTCAAGGGCTGGGAAGGGTGCTTCGACACCGTGATCGACTCCGGCCTCGCCCACACCTTCGAGGGCGACACGCTGCGTTCCTACGCGGCGGCCCTGCACCGGGCCTGCCGCCCGGGGGCGGTGGCGCACATCCTCTCGATCAGCGACCGGGGGTCCGCGGAGATGCAGGCGCGGCTCGCCGAGGCCGTCGAGGAGATACCGGCGCCGCTTCCGGACAACGACGAGCCACCCGGCCCCAAGCGCTCGGCCGACCACTTGCGGCACGGCTTCGCCGACGGCTGGACGGTGGAGTCGATCGACGAGACCCACATACGCGGCATCATCCCGACCACGTCCGAACTCCTTGACGTGCACGCCCGGCTCGGACGTTTCCGCCGTAGCTGA
- a CDS encoding FAD-binding oxidoreductase codes for MSADVETLAAEVRGPVLLPGSRGYDEERTGFQTGFRHRPAVVVGATRPEDVRAAVRFAAERRLPVAVQSTGHGIVTALDGEGVLITTRRMKAVVVDADGGTVSAQAGVLWGEVIEQAAPHGLAPVNGSAPHIGVVGYLLGGGVGLLGRRTGYASDYVRAIDIVTADGALRHVTAGSDPDLFWALRGGGGNFGTVTAVETALVPVARLYGGGLHFAADHPVDLLHAYRAWTLTLPEELTSSIGLMTFPSMPSVPEPLRGRYVAHVRIAFTGSAEEGERLVAPLRALGPRLIDTVREMPYTEVGTIYQDPHVPHAYFGGNVLLSELDPTALRTVMDVAGPDAAVPCIVDIRHLGGAFARRPTDPGAVGGRDAAYMLRVMTGGTAAPSTAARPIHQRVYDALKQWTVGRSLNSVYNDGAPVRQEQVRELFAAEDLERLRRVKTLHDPHNLFRFNHNIRPKDSD; via the coding sequence ATGAGCGCGGACGTGGAGACGCTGGCCGCGGAGGTACGAGGCCCCGTCCTACTGCCCGGAAGCCGAGGGTACGACGAGGAACGGACCGGATTCCAGACCGGCTTCCGGCACCGGCCCGCCGTCGTCGTCGGCGCCACCCGCCCCGAGGACGTGCGCGCCGCCGTCCGCTTCGCCGCCGAGCGGAGACTGCCCGTCGCCGTGCAGTCCACCGGACACGGCATCGTCACGGCCCTGGACGGTGAGGGCGTACTCATCACCACCCGCCGGATGAAGGCCGTCGTGGTGGACGCGGACGGCGGAACCGTCAGCGCCCAGGCCGGTGTGCTGTGGGGAGAGGTCATCGAGCAGGCCGCCCCGCACGGTCTGGCCCCTGTCAACGGCTCAGCTCCGCACATCGGCGTCGTCGGCTATCTCCTCGGCGGCGGTGTCGGCCTGCTCGGCCGCCGGACCGGTTACGCCAGCGACTACGTCCGCGCCATCGACATCGTCACCGCCGACGGCGCGCTGCGCCACGTCACGGCCGGCTCCGACCCCGACCTGTTCTGGGCGCTGCGCGGTGGCGGCGGCAACTTCGGCACCGTCACCGCCGTCGAGACCGCCCTCGTGCCGGTGGCCAGGCTCTACGGCGGCGGCCTCCACTTCGCCGCGGACCACCCCGTCGACCTGCTGCACGCCTACCGCGCGTGGACCCTCACGCTGCCCGAGGAACTCACCTCCTCGATCGGCCTCATGACCTTCCCATCGATGCCGTCCGTCCCCGAGCCGCTGCGCGGACGCTACGTCGCACACGTCCGGATCGCCTTCACGGGATCGGCCGAGGAGGGCGAACGGCTCGTGGCGCCCCTGCGTGCGCTCGGCCCGCGTCTGATCGACACCGTCCGGGAAATGCCGTACACGGAGGTCGGCACCATCTACCAGGACCCGCACGTCCCGCACGCCTACTTCGGCGGAAACGTCCTGCTGAGCGAGCTCGATCCGACGGCCCTGCGTACCGTCATGGACGTGGCTGGACCCGATGCGGCCGTCCCCTGCATCGTCGACATCCGTCACCTCGGTGGGGCGTTCGCCCGTCGGCCCACCGACCCGGGCGCGGTCGGGGGCCGTGACGCCGCGTACATGCTGCGAGTGATGACCGGCGGCACGGCCGCGCCGTCCACCGCAGCCCGGCCGATCCACCAGCGCGTCTACGACGCCTTGAAGCAGTGGACCGTCGGCCGCAGCCTCAACTCCGTCTACAACGACGGCGCCCCGGTCCGCCAGGAGCAGGTGCGGGAACTCTTCGCGGCCGAGGACCTCGAGCGGCTGCGACGCGTGAAGACGCTGCACGATCCGCACAACCTGTTCCGGTTCAACCACAACATCCGACCGAAAGACAGCGATTGA
- a CDS encoding DoxX family protein translates to MKVRVGKWLRAVASSPAGRTARRVVPSAGASPAPPPWTGAARAAYRFGFAYAGLYCLTSPQVYLALRGGGMGRLQEAADSWAKLWEVRTVRNWMSVRVLGRELGDRFDGGDDPHTWAGQLCWLAGAAVATPVWSVLDRNWTDCAALDKWVRLAARFCLAGQMFSYGAAKAVPLQFQLPPSKLVEPLGDLSPMGLLWAQTGSSKPYQMLLGCAEIAGGLLLIVPRTASLGALVSAAEMAQVLLLNMTFDVPVKVHSFHLLLLSLLLLAPHTPRLAGALLTDRPVPAAVPTDLFRSRRVNRIATALQAGAGLWLLGAQLRNDWSFWKNHGGGQEKPELYGVWDVTDFSIDGERHPPMTTDGRRWRRVVVDSADAVVIQHMDDSLDPCMAAIDMNARSVALTKMADPKWQVTFTFERPADDRLILEGDADGYHLRLHLRRRDLGTFPLVGRDFHWVQDNSYLR, encoded by the coding sequence ATGAAGGTGCGAGTAGGCAAGTGGCTGCGGGCCGTCGCGTCCTCACCGGCCGGCCGGACGGCCCGACGGGTGGTCCCGTCGGCCGGCGCCTCCCCGGCCCCGCCTCCCTGGACCGGGGCCGCCCGCGCCGCCTACCGGTTCGGTTTCGCCTACGCCGGCCTGTACTGCCTGACTTCCCCTCAGGTCTATCTGGCCCTGCGCGGCGGCGGCATGGGGCGTCTCCAGGAAGCGGCCGACTCCTGGGCGAAGCTCTGGGAGGTACGCACGGTGCGGAACTGGATGTCCGTGCGGGTCCTCGGCAGGGAGTTGGGTGACCGCTTCGACGGCGGCGACGACCCGCACACCTGGGCGGGGCAGCTCTGCTGGCTCGCGGGCGCCGCCGTGGCCACCCCGGTCTGGTCCGTGCTGGACCGGAACTGGACGGACTGCGCGGCGCTGGACAAGTGGGTCCGCCTGGCCGCCCGTTTCTGCCTCGCGGGGCAGATGTTCTCCTACGGTGCGGCCAAGGCCGTCCCGCTCCAGTTCCAGCTGCCGCCCTCCAAGCTCGTCGAGCCGCTCGGCGACCTCAGCCCGATGGGCCTGCTGTGGGCGCAGACGGGGTCCTCCAAGCCGTACCAGATGCTGCTCGGCTGCGCGGAGATCGCGGGCGGGCTGCTGCTCATCGTTCCGCGCACGGCCTCGCTGGGCGCACTGGTGTCAGCGGCGGAGATGGCACAGGTGCTCCTCCTCAACATGACCTTCGACGTCCCCGTCAAGGTCCACTCCTTCCACCTCCTCCTGCTCAGCCTGCTTCTGCTGGCCCCGCACACGCCTCGCCTGGCCGGAGCCCTGCTCACGGACCGCCCGGTCCCCGCTGCCGTCCCCACGGACCTCTTCCGCTCCCGCAGGGTGAACCGGATCGCCACCGCACTGCAGGCGGGGGCGGGGCTCTGGCTGCTCGGCGCACAACTGCGCAACGACTGGTCGTTCTGGAAGAACCACGGGGGTGGACAGGAAAAGCCCGAGTTGTACGGCGTCTGGGACGTCACCGACTTCTCCATCGACGGCGAGCGGCACCCGCCCATGACGACCGACGGCCGGCGCTGGCGCCGAGTCGTCGTGGACTCCGCCGACGCCGTGGTCATCCAGCACATGGACGACTCGCTCGACCCCTGCATGGCGGCGATCGACATGAACGCCCGTTCGGTCGCGCTGACCAAGATGGCTGACCCCAAGTGGCAGGTGACGTTCACCTTCGAGCGCCCGGCCGACGATCGCCTGATCCTTGAGGGCGACGCCGACGGCTACCACCTCCGCCTGCATCTGCGCCGCCGCGACCTCGGCACCTTCCCGCTGGTCGGCCGTGACTTCCACTGGGTGCAGGACAACTCGTACCTGCGGTAG